The Fragaria vesca subsp. vesca linkage group LG2, FraVesHawaii_1.0, whole genome shotgun sequence genome includes a window with the following:
- the LOC101292652 gene encoding mRNA-decapping enzyme subunit 2-like, giving the protein MSGLPRSSSAPLKNGLPPQELLDDLCSRFVLNVPKEDLQSFERILFLVEYAHWFYEDNSVEKNPSLKSFNLKEFTSLLFNSCDVLKPYVAHIDDIFKDFTSYKVKVPVTGAIILDETYERCILVKGWKGSSWSFPRGKKNKDEEDHACAIREVLEETGFDVTKLLNIDDYIEVIFGQQRVRLYIVAGVREDTAFAPLTKKEISEIAWHRLDDLQPASNDVISRGITGLKLYMVSPFLASLKSWIFKHQPPNASRPDMPLRGLSVWRAKNSSIGSSNMIMESQSTKPEPEVHPPERAGMSFRNFRFNTASIFQPMEAGFSA; this is encoded by the exons ATGTCTGGCCTTCCCCGGTCTTCAAGTGCTCCGCTAAAGAATGGGCTTCCTCCCCAGGAGCTCCTCGATGATCTCTGCAG TCGGTTTGTTCTAAATGTGCCAAAAGAAGACCTGCAATCATTTGAGAGGATCTTATTTCTCGTGGAGTATGCTCATTGGTTTTATGAAGACAACTCGGTGGAGAAAAATCCATCGCTCAAGTCATTTAATCTCAAGGAGTTTACTTCTCTAT TGTTTAACAGCTGCGATGTTCTTAAACCTTATGTTGCCCATATAGACGACATATTTAAGGACTTCACTTCGTACAAGGTTAAGGTTCCTGTAACTGGAGCAATCATTCTGGATGAAACTTATGAAAGG TGCATACTAGTGAAGGGCTGGAAAGGATCAAGCTGGAGTTTTCCTCGTGGGAAAAAGAATAAAGATGAAGAAGACCATGCATGTGCCATCAGAGAG GTCCTTGAAGAAACAGGCTTTGATGTTACTAAACTTCTTAACATAGATGATTACATTGAAGTTATATTTGGACAGCAAAGGGTGCGACTCTACATTGTTGCCGGTGTAAGGGAGGATACAGCCTTTGCACCACTCACCAAAAAGGAGATCAGT GAAATCGCATGGCATCGGCTGGATGATCTTCAGCCAGCAAGTAACGATGTGATATCCCGTGGCATCACCGGCCTCAAGCTTTACATGGTGTCCCCTTTTCTGGC ATCGTTGAAGTCATGGATCTTTAAACATCAACCCCCAAATGCCTCAAGACCTGATATGCCTCTGAGAG GACTCAGTGTGTGGAGAGCGAAAAACAGCTCAATTGGGAGTAGCAACATGATAATGGAGAGCCAATCAACTAAACCTGAACCTGAAGTCCATCCTCCTGAAAGAGCTGGAATGAGCTTCAGAAACTTCAGGTTCAATACTGCTTCAATCTTTCAACCAATGGAAGCTGGTTTCTCTGCTTGA
- the LOC101306496 gene encoding F-box/kelch-repeat protein At3g23880-like: MQGSPSGRDLPVIFLRLPVKSLLRFRVCKSWRSIISSSTFIDTHCRVGGQLLLLQASLSSGYSSYEPFSLHRNNPSFDDPFLAYDWMQLKAVHVAFKRQYRDLGSKPINVAGTCNGVVCLVAQDFTVLLWNPSIRKFVVLARPSVTLRRDDGVLRAVYKSGRGAGCSSEVEIWSLARGSWKSLTAPMDIPGDSTWYPKAFLLEPHAFVNGALHWFHNKFKRMSYSIVTFDISSESFSEITMPEFWENKGICLMSSYKEYTCFL; encoded by the exons ATGCAGGGAAGTCCTTCTGGAAGAGATCTACCTGTAATCTTTCTGAGGTTACCCGTCAAATCTTTACTCAGATTTCGAGTGTGCAAGTCATGGAGGTCTATAATCTCATCATCTACTTTCATCGACACCCACTGTAGAGTCGGCGGCCAACTCCTCTTGCTACAGGCTTCACTTTCAAGTGGATATTCGAGTTATGAGCCTTTCTCGTTGCATCGGAATAACCCTTCATTCGATGATCCATTCTTAGCTTACGATTGGATGCAACTAAAAGCTGTTCATGTTGCCTTCAAAAGACAATATAGAGATTTAGGAAGCAAGCCTATCAATGTCGCCGGGACTTGTAACGGCGTGGTCTGCCTTGTTGCTCAAGACTTCACTGTGTTGCTTTGGAACCCTAGTATTCGGAAGTTTGTAGTTTTGGCCAGGCCTAGTGTTACTTTGCGCCGGGATGATGGA GTTTTGAGAGCTGTTTATAAGAGTGGAAGAGGAGCTGGTTGCTCAAGTGAGGTTGAGATTTGGTCATTGGCCCGGGGATCTTGGAAGAGTCTAACTGCTCCGATGGATATTCCTGGTGACAGTACCTGGTATCCCAAAGCTTTTCTTCTTGAACCTCATGCTTTTGTCAATGGTGCTCTGCATTGGTTTCATAATAAGTTTAAGAGGATGAGCTACTCCATTGTTACCTTTGATATTTCAAGTGAATCATTTAGCGAAATCACGATGCCTGAGTTCTGGGAGAATAAAGGGATTTGTTTGATGTCGAGTTACAAGGAATACACTTGCTTTCTTTGA
- the LOC101292073 gene encoding protein XRI1-like has translation MDYNNDNSERWDWHRNPHVQKDSTPDISECLWNGVPQNQEDLSYMLDDETTPVKACGDLAYEVNQRDNRNKEPEEQRESFSQVKRRRMLQFDTEAMDSSLSSEDLSSAFLKSNEGIDSIEGFEATNWVSGFSENASASGYECLDESPDRWIEQCFTDPADMQFSPDDIDFSGASDVHIDITKLCDIQPEYHHANVNQQRVTRSPRNIIFRGRKSYIRAPTKLATSVAYPFAFIKPSGTHGAVTLKDINQRIRTPPPSKAKQKEPEQYPTSAFSGKPVVGKTKIRTEGGKGSITIMRTKG, from the exons ATGGATTACAATAATGACAA TAGTGAGCGTTGGGATTGGCACCGCAATCCTCATGTCCAAAAGGACTCCACTCCCG ATATATCTGAATGCCTGTGGAATGGAGTGCCTCAGAATCAAGAGGACCTTTCATACATGTTGGATGATGAAACAACCCCTGTTAAGGCTTGTGGAGATTTGGCCTATGAGGTTAACCAAAGAG ATAATAGAAACAAGGAACCAGAAGAGCAGAGGGAATCTTTCTCGCAAGTGAAAAGGCGTCGGATGCTACAATTTGACACTGAAGCTATGGATTCTTCCCTTTCAAGTGAAGACTTATCGTCTGCATTCTTGAAATCAAAT GAGGGGATTGATTCAATTGAGGGTTTTGAAGCGACAAATTGGGTATCTGGGTTTTCAG AAAATGCATCTGCCTCTGGTTATGAATGCCTAGATGAATCACCGGATAGGTGGATCGAACAGTGCTTCACTGATCCTGCTGATATGCAGTTCAGCCCTGATGATAT CGATTTCTCTGGGGCATCTGATGTTCATATTGACATTACAA AGTTGTGCGACATCCAACCTGAGTATCATCATGCAAATGTGAATCAACAACGAGTTACTCGATCACCTCGAAATATCATATTTAGAG GTAGGAAGTCTTACATTCGTGCTCCCACAAAGTTGGCTACTTCTGTGGCATATCCCTTTGCATTCATAAAACCCTCTGGAACCCATGGAGCTGTAACTCTGAAGGACATAAACCAGCGGATCCGCACACCGCCACCTTCAAAAGCTAAGCAAAAGGAGCCTGAACAATATCCCACTTCAGCCTTTTCTGGGAAACCTGTTGTTGGCAAAACTAAAATTCGAACTGAAGGAGGAAAAGGCAGCATTACAATAATGAGAACCAAAGGCTAA
- the LOC101305916 gene encoding probable ADP-ribosylation factor GTPase-activating protein AGD11-like has protein sequence MENLLGLLRIHIQRGVDLALRDMISSDPYIIVEMGKHKLKTRLVKRSVNPEWDEKLTLTVSDPNIPVKLFVYDKDTFTFDDKMGDAEFEIATFVEVVQMLLEGLPEGTIIAKVQPTRQNCLAEESCIILSNGKLVQNMVLRLRNVERGEVELQLHWIHVPMGL, from the coding sequence ATGGAGAACTTGTTGGGTCTTTTGCGGATTCACATTCAAAGAGGAGTTGATCTGGCCTTAAGAGACATGATCAGTAGTGACCCTTACATCATTGTCGAAATGGGCAAGCACAAGTTGAAAACTCGCCTTGTGAAGCGGAGTGTGAACCCTGAGTGGGACGAAAAATTGACTCTAACCGTTTCAGACCCCAATATTCCAGTCAAGCTCTTTGTGTATGACAAAGATACTTTCACTTTTGATGACAAAATGGGAGATGCAGAGTTTGAGATTGCTACATTCGTTGAAGTAGTGCAGATGCTCTTGGAAGGTCTCCCAGAGGGAACCATAATTGCTAAAGTTCAACCAACTAGGCAAAACTGCCTTGCTGAAGAGAGCTGTATTATTTTGTCCAATGGCAAACTTGTGCAAAACATGGTTCTCAGACTCAGAAATGTGGAGCGTGGTGAAGTAGAACTCCAGTTGCATTGGATTCATGTTCCTATGGGTCTCTAA
- the LOC101306206 gene encoding uncharacterized protein LOC101306206 yields MEEAGYNVLEYVLGANRLKASTSSPLGHNSSPISFFLSSFVFRPSTLTSSISQRGNQRDRDRERAQARSGNKTKQPKADGLTPEQRRERDAKALQEKAAKKAAQAQAAGGNKAGGINAGGKK; encoded by the exons ATGGAAGAAGCTGGGTATAATGTTTTGGAATATGTGCTGGGTGCAAATAGACTTAAGG CCTCCACCTCTTCTCCACTCGGGCACAATTCATCTCCGATAAGCTTCTTTCTTTCCTCCTTCGTCTTTCGCCCTTCAACTCTCACATCCTCAATCAG CCAACGCGGTAACCAGAGAGACAGAGATCGTGAAAGGGCTCAGGCCAGGTCCGGCAACAAGACCAAGCAGCCCAAAGCCGATGGCTTAACCCCCGAACAACGCCGAGAAAG GGACGCCAAGGCGCTGCAGGAAAAGGCGGCAAAGAAGGCGGCGCAAGCGCAGGCGGCCGGAGGGAACAAAGCGGGAGGGATCAATGCCGGCGGCAAGAAGTAG
- the LOC101305633 gene encoding purple acid phosphatase 15-like → MALPSLPALAASLLLLLLAVALAFSRPSHPPIPTTLDGPFRPVTVPFDLSLRGNAVDLPDSDPRVLRRVKGFEPEQISLTLSSSHDSVWISWVTGEYQIGYKIKPLDPKSVKSVVRYGKLRYPQTHEATGYSLVYSQLYPYEGLQNYTSGIIHHVRLTGLKPNTKYFYRCGDPSIPAMSDIYYFKTMPVPGPKSYPKRIAIVGDLGLTYNTTATVSHLTRNNPDLMLLIGDVTYANLYLTNGTGSDCYSCSFGNTPIHETYQPRWDYWGRFMHNLISRVPIMVVEGNHEIEEQVDNKTFVAYSSRFAFPSAESGSSSPFYYSFNAGGIHFIMLGAYTLFDRSSEQYRWLEQDLAEVDRSTTPWLVATWHPPWYSTYVAHYREAECMKLEMEELLYSYGVDIVFSGHVHAYERSNRVYNYTLDPCGPVHITIGDGGNREKMAIKHSDEPGQCPQPSDDEYLGMCATNFTSGPAAGKFCWDRQPDYSAFRESSFGHGILEVKNETWALWTWYRNQDSEDNVGDQIYIVREPDRCHVQQVVDSWPVDL, encoded by the exons ATGGCTCTCCCTTCCCTTCCCGCCCTCGCCGCCTCTCTCCTCCTCCTCCTCCTCGCCGTCGCCCTCGCCTTCTCCCGCCCCTCCCATCCCCCTATCCCCACCACCCTCGACGGCCCTTTCCGCCCCGTCACCGTCCCCTTCGACCTCAGCCTCCGCGGTAACGCCGTCGACTTACCCGACTCCGATCCCAGAGTTCTCCGCCGCGTCAAAGGCTTCGAGCCCGAGCAGATTTCCCTCACTCTCTCCTCCTCTCACGATTCCGTTTGGATCTCCTGGGTCACAG GGGAATATCAGATTGGGTACAAGATAAAGCCATTGGACCCCAAAAGTGTCAAGAGTGTTGTTCGTTACGGCAAGCTGAGGTATCCACAGACGCATGAAGCAACTGGATATTCTCTTGTTTACAGTCAGCTTTACCCTTATGAAGGCCTCCAGAACTACACGTCTGGAATCATCCACCATGTTCGTCTTACAG GTTTGAAACCCAATACGAAGTACTTTTATAGATGTGGAGATCCTTCTATACCTGCCATGAGTGACATTTACTATTTCAAGACTATGCCGGTCCCCGGTCCCAAGAGTTACCCGAAGAGGATAGCAATTGTGGGAGATCTTGGCCTTACTTACAATACAACTGCCACAGTTAGTCACTTGACTAGAAACAACCCTGATCTTATGTTATTGATTGGTGATGTTACTTACGCGAACTTGTACCTCACGAATGGAACTGGGTCGGACTGCTATTCCTGCTCGTTTGGGAACACTCCGATACATGAGACGTATCAGCCCCGATGGGATTACTGGGGAAG GTTTATGCATAATTTGATTTCTAGAGTTCCAATAATGGTGGTAGAAGGGAACCATGAAATAGAAGAACAGGTTGACAACAAGACCTTCGTGGCGTATAGTTCTCGGTTTGCATTCCCATCTGCAGAAAGTGGATCCTCGTCCCCATTCTACTACTCGTTTAATGCAGGGGGGATTCATTTCATTATGCTTGGAGCCTACACTCTCTTTGACAGATCAT CGGAGCAATACAGGTGGCTGGAGCAAGATTTGGCCGAGGTGGACAGATCCACGACTCCATGGCTGGTAGCTACTTGGCATCCACCGTGGTACAGTACCTATGTAGCCCATTACAGAGAGGCAGAATGTATGAAACTGGAAATGGAAGAGTTACTTTACTCTTATGGCGTTGATATAGTGTTCAGTGGACAT GTCCATGCCTACGAGAGGTCAAATCGAGTTTATAACTACACATTAGATCCCTGTGGTCCTGTGCATATCACTATTGGTGATGGAGGTAACCGAGAGAAGATGGCAATCAAACATTCTGATGAACCTGGTCAGTGCCCACAGCCAAGTGATGATGAATACCTGGGTATGTGTGCAACAAATTTTACTTCTGGTCCAGCAGCTGGTAAATTTTGTTGGGATCGGCAACCAGATTACAGTGCTTTCAGAGAAAGCAGCTTCGGCCATGGGATCCTTGAG GTGAAGAATGAGACTTGGGCTTTATGGACATGGTACCGAAATCAGGACTCTGAAGATAATGTGGGAGATCAAATTTACATAGTGAGGGAACCAGATAGATGCCATGTCCAGCAGGTGGTTGACAGTTGGCCTGTTGATCTATGA
- the LOC101292359 gene encoding uncharacterized protein LOC101292359, translating into MEGRRRLTLLDQMSASTNGRALAGLSLDDVLTPRAATAASPKQPPPAPAIPASISGRTLLDIIRDEEPKSYKALIGKKDKKPWKTFKDRLRLKKASAAWASSILVPTSDVSVHRYNNNHRHQLQGYSHSRARCNSIRYVTPEPQPMAEPGDNAAATSRPSPSFTRRSSVRFASPVDDVDSPRRRLETAISEERSLSAREAVAAQHAAEAAAAAAEEAAAEGEGAEQPVRMSLMDLLEETDRQMGLEGGRYTMDDEDEEEEEEEEPVAAAAAEEKQGGEEGGGVEYSCCVCMVRHKGSAFIPCGHTFCRMCSRELWVQRGNCPLCNNFILEILDIF; encoded by the exons ATGGAAGGTCGCCGGAGGCTAACGCTTCTCGATCAGATGTCAGCAAGTACGAACGGCAGAGCATTAGCCGGATTGAGCCTCGACGACGTTTTGACCCCAAGAGCAGCAACAGCAGCATCACCCAAACAGCCCCCGCCGGCGCCGGCGATACCCGCCTCCATTTCGGGTCGGACCCTGCTCGACATTATCCGCGACGAAGAGCCCAAATCGTATAAAGCCTTGATCGGAAAGAAAGACAAGAAGCCGTGGAAGACGTTCAAAGACCGCCTCCGCCTCAAAAAAGCCAGCGCCGCCTGGGCCTCCTCCATCCTCGTCCCCACCTCCGACGTCTCCGTCCACCGATACAACAACAACCACCGCCACCAACTCCAAGGCTACAGCCACAGCCGAGCCCGCTGCAACTCCATCCGTTACGTCACGCCGGAGCCGCAGCCCATGGCTGAGCCCGGAGACAACGCCGCCGCCACCAGCCGCCCGTCGCCGAGCTTCACGCGGCGGAGTTCCGTCAGGTTCGCGTCGCCGGTGGACGACGTCGACTCGCCTCGCCGCCGGCTGGAGACGGCGATCAGCGAGGAGAGGTCGCTTTCGGCGAGGGAGGCGGTGGCGGCACAACATGCCGCCGAGGCCGCCGCCGCCGCCGCCGAGGAGGCAGCGGCGGAGGGAGAAGGAG CGGAGCAGCCGGTGAGGATGTCATTGATGGACTTGTTGGAGGAGACGGACAGGCAGATGGGGCTGGAAGGCGGGAGGTACACCATGGATGACGAGGATGAAGAAGAAGAGGAGGAGGAGGAGCCGGTAGCGGCGGCGGCGGCGGAGGAAAAACAGGGAGGAGAAGAAGGTGGGGGAGTGGAGTACAGTTGCTGCGTGTGCATGGTGAGGCATAAAGGCTCGGCATTTATCCCCTGCGGACACACGTTTTGCCGGATGTGCTCCAGAGAGCTCTGGGTTCAGAGAGGGAATTGCCCCCTCTGCAACAATTTCATCTTGGAAATTCTTGACATTTTCTGA